Proteins from one Bradyrhizobium roseum genomic window:
- a CDS encoding Bug family tripartite tricarboxylate transporter substrate binding protein — protein MSMKVNRRHFIAAGSAAVATPFLLRGASAQAAWPSRNIRMVCSYPAGGQTDLLARAFGDFITRQVGKTVVNENKAGASGSIGAADVARAEPDGHTILCSISTTYVMNRVMIKNPGYDMDKDLTLVSVIPGAGLLLCASLASGVKTLEDFVAFARKKGQVNFGTYSAGSAPHMTINELNKQYGLKIEPIHYRGEAPMWTGLLDGTLDVAMGSYTAAQTVLQGDKAVVFAVHSKKVDAIPEIKTLPEQGATSKFFTLSGFSGWAVPKATPQPIVDRLSELCVAANSDPKVKEVLRTFALEPAIGFKESNALYQRELPTWIETAQALGLEPA, from the coding sequence ATGTCCATGAAAGTCAATCGCCGTCACTTCATTGCCGCCGGTTCGGCGGCCGTTGCGACGCCGTTCCTGTTGCGCGGGGCCTCGGCGCAAGCCGCATGGCCGTCGCGCAATATCCGGATGGTGTGCAGCTACCCGGCCGGCGGGCAGACCGATTTGCTCGCGCGCGCGTTCGGCGATTTCATCACCCGGCAGGTGGGAAAGACCGTGGTCAACGAAAACAAGGCGGGCGCTTCAGGTTCGATCGGCGCGGCGGACGTTGCGCGCGCGGAGCCGGATGGCCATACGATCCTGTGCTCCATCTCCACCACCTATGTGATGAACCGGGTGATGATCAAGAATCCCGGCTACGACATGGACAAGGATCTGACGCTCGTCAGCGTCATTCCGGGCGCCGGACTGCTGCTGTGCGCGAGCCTGGCGTCGGGGGTCAAGACGCTGGAAGATTTCGTCGCTTTCGCGCGCAAGAAGGGCCAGGTGAACTTCGGCACCTATAGCGCGGGTTCGGCCCCGCACATGACCATCAATGAACTCAACAAGCAGTACGGCCTCAAGATCGAGCCGATCCACTACCGCGGCGAAGCACCGATGTGGACGGGATTGCTGGACGGTACGCTCGATGTTGCGATGGGCAGCTACACGGCCGCACAAACCGTCCTGCAGGGCGACAAGGCCGTCGTGTTCGCGGTGCATTCGAAGAAGGTCGACGCGATCCCAGAGATCAAGACCCTGCCCGAACAAGGTGCGACCTCGAAATTTTTTACCCTGAGCGGATTCTCCGGCTGGGCTGTGCCGAAGGCGACACCGCAGCCGATCGTCGATCGGCTGTCCGAACTCTGCGTGGCGGCCAACAGCGATCCCAAGGTGAAGGAAGTTCTCCGCACTTTTGCGCTGGAACCGGCAATCGGCTTCAAGGAAAGCAATGCGCTGTACCAGCGCGAATTGCCGACCTGGATCGAAACCGCGCAGGCGCTCGGCCTGGAGCCGGCCTAG
- a CDS encoding alpha/beta hydrolase, whose amino-acid sequence MRKSLLLVAAILVAFTLTPALADETVTIGGSRAVLIKPKAARGSVILLPGGDGAIRAGDNGDINGLRGNQLVRTRHAYAARGLAVLVADAGTDLKNAVDYMAAIKRPVTVVGTSRGTLRAAEGIARGVRPDALVLTSGFLSPDSGSGSNVMSILGSSSALPRTLVIHHRQDGCKVTLPAGVDPFIKWSAGRARVSWLTGGADEGDPCQAAGHHGFAGLDGQVVALAAGFR is encoded by the coding sequence ATGAGAAAGTCGCTGTTGCTGGTTGCGGCGATTCTCGTCGCCTTCACTCTCACCCCCGCCTTGGCCGACGAGACCGTCACCATCGGCGGCTCGCGCGCGGTGCTGATCAAACCCAAGGCGGCGCGCGGCAGCGTGATCCTGCTGCCGGGTGGCGACGGCGCCATCCGGGCCGGCGACAATGGCGATATCAACGGTCTGCGCGGCAACCAGTTGGTTCGGACGCGGCACGCTTATGCCGCGCGGGGACTCGCGGTGCTGGTCGCAGACGCCGGGACCGACCTGAAGAACGCTGTGGATTACATGGCAGCGATCAAGCGGCCGGTGACGGTGGTCGGCACCAGCCGCGGCACGCTCCGCGCCGCGGAAGGCATTGCGCGCGGCGTGCGGCCCGATGCGCTGGTGCTCACCTCGGGATTTCTCAGCCCGGACTCCGGTAGCGGCAGCAACGTGATGTCGATCCTGGGCTCATCGTCCGCGCTGCCGCGCACGCTCGTCATCCATCATCGCCAGGACGGCTGCAAGGTCACGTTGCCGGCCGGTGTCGATCCCTTCATCAAATGGTCCGCCGGTCGGGCGCGGGTCAGTTGGCTGACCGGCGGCGCAGACGAGGGCGATCCTTGCCAGGCAGCCGGCCACCACGGGTTTGCCGGCCTCGACGGGCAGGTCGTGGCGCTCGCGGCGGGTTTCCGGTGA
- a CDS encoding glycerophosphodiester phosphodiesterase family protein — protein sequence MSARHRSALIAALGLLTATMSAMAQDMVMPREPQVGPRPFHLVDKMKDGPLKQQLSQCTGPFRKTDFSIGHRGAALEFPEHTKESYVAAARMGAGIIECDVTFTRDRELVCRHSQCDLHTTTNILTVPELAAKCSQAFSPADAASAKCCTSDITLAEFRRLTAKMDGFNADARTPEEYQNGTPRWRTDLYANSGTLMTHDESIALIRSLGAKFTPELKAPEVPMPFDGDYTQQKYASQMLDAYKKAGIPPSDVFAQSFNLADVLYWVKTEPEFAKHAVYLEERYEKQGLDPGKPETWKPSMAELKAQGVAILGPPIWTMLTLNDKGEIVPSEYAKAAKAAGLDLIGWSLERDGPLHKGGGFYHKSIRSAIDRDGDTLTVLDVLAKQVGIRAMFSDWPATTTFYASCMGMK from the coding sequence ATGTCTGCCCGCCATCGCTCCGCCCTGATCGCCGCGCTCGGCCTCCTGACCGCAACCATGTCCGCAATGGCGCAAGACATGGTTATGCCGCGCGAGCCGCAGGTCGGGCCGCGGCCTTTCCATCTGGTCGACAAGATGAAGGACGGGCCGCTGAAGCAACAGCTCAGCCAGTGCACCGGGCCGTTTCGCAAGACCGATTTTTCGATCGGCCACCGCGGCGCCGCCCTGGAATTTCCCGAACACACGAAAGAGTCCTACGTAGCAGCGGCCCGGATGGGCGCCGGCATCATCGAATGCGACGTCACGTTCACAAGAGACCGCGAACTGGTCTGTCGGCATTCACAATGCGACCTGCACACCACGACCAACATTTTGACCGTGCCGGAGCTTGCTGCCAAATGCTCACAGGCGTTCAGCCCCGCCGATGCCGCGTCGGCAAAATGTTGCACGTCCGACATCACCCTTGCCGAGTTCCGCCGGCTCACCGCCAAGATGGACGGATTCAACGCCGATGCGAGGACGCCGGAGGAATACCAGAACGGCACGCCGCGCTGGCGCACCGATCTCTACGCCAATTCCGGCACGCTGATGACGCATGATGAAAGCATCGCGCTGATCAGAAGCCTCGGCGCCAAGTTCACGCCGGAGCTGAAGGCGCCCGAAGTGCCGATGCCGTTCGACGGCGATTACACCCAGCAGAAGTACGCGTCGCAGATGCTGGACGCCTACAAGAAGGCCGGCATTCCGCCCTCCGACGTGTTCGCGCAAAGCTTCAATCTTGCCGACGTGCTCTACTGGGTGAAGACCGAGCCGGAATTCGCCAAACACGCGGTCTATCTCGAAGAGCGCTACGAGAAGCAGGGCCTCGATCCCGGCAAGCCCGAGACCTGGAAACCCTCGATGGCGGAGTTGAAGGCGCAGGGCGTCGCGATCCTTGGCCCACCGATCTGGACCATGCTGACGCTGAACGACAAAGGAGAAATCGTGCCGTCCGAATACGCCAAGGCGGCGAAGGCAGCCGGCCTCGATCTGATCGGCTGGTCGCTGGAGCGCGACGGCCCGCTGCACAAAGGCGGTGGTTTCTATCACAAATCGATCAGATCGGCCATCGATCGCGACGGCGATACGCTGACGGTGCTGGATGTGCTGGCAAAGCAGGTCGGAATCCGCGCCATGTTCTCGGACTGGCCGGCCACGACGACGTTCTATGCGAGTTGCATGGGGATGAAGTGA
- a CDS encoding twin-arginine translocation signal domain-containing protein, with product MERRHFLKLAFGFAAGGIALAASAQAAPLMPAPLADDAKLPVNPDARPAVTSGEEADRLTPEEVRWGRGRHRGWGRGRWGFRRRHGGWRRRRFRRRHWGWHRRRRWRRRYWRRRYW from the coding sequence ATGGAACGCCGCCATTTTCTGAAACTCGCTTTTGGATTCGCCGCGGGGGGCATCGCGCTCGCAGCGAGCGCGCAGGCCGCACCGCTGATGCCAGCGCCGCTCGCCGACGACGCCAAGCTGCCCGTCAATCCGGATGCCCGGCCCGCCGTTACGTCAGGCGAGGAGGCCGATCGCCTCACGCCGGAAGAAGTGCGCTGGGGCCGCGGCCGTCATCGCGGCTGGGGCCGAGGGCGCTGGGGCTTTCGTCGCCGGCATGGGGGCTGGCGCCGCCGCCGCTTTCGTCGCCGGCACTGGGGCTGGCATCGCCGCCGTCGTTGGCGCCGCCGCTACTGGCGTCGTCGTTACTGGTGA
- a CDS encoding GCG_CRPN prefix-to-repeats domain-containing protein, with protein MKYLFAAILALGTVASFSAAEAAQGCGPGWARGPYGKCRPIGRAVVVRPAPVVVAPPVVVVRPGRVCPYGTVWRYGRCRAY; from the coding sequence ATGAAGTACCTTTTCGCAGCAATTTTGGCCCTGGGCACCGTTGCCAGCTTCAGCGCGGCGGAAGCGGCACAAGGATGCGGCCCCGGCTGGGCACGCGGCCCCTATGGCAAATGCCGACCCATCGGCAGGGCTGTCGTGGTTCGTCCGGCCCCGGTCGTCGTCGCACCGCCTGTCGTGGTCGTGCGCCCCGGCCGCGTGTGCCCCTACGGCACCGTGTGGCGCTATGGACGCTGCCGCGCTTACTGA
- a CDS encoding ArsR/SmtB family transcription factor, whose amino-acid sequence MKAGPDIAMVASLVGDPARANMLTALMTGRALTASELAQQAGITPQTASSHLSKLEAGGLIEPEKQGRHRYYRLTGSDVAHVLEGLAGLAERAGHTRVRTGPKEPALRRARICYDHLAGDLGVQMLDSLRTQRLVRQTKQSIELTGEGKRFMAEALQIDTEALAHPRRPVCKACLDWSERRHHLAGTLGAAVMSRFTELNWAARDSAAGSRVVNFTRTGEKRFAALFGGQPA is encoded by the coding sequence ATGAAAGCAGGTCCCGATATCGCTATGGTCGCGTCGCTGGTCGGCGACCCCGCGCGCGCCAACATGCTGACCGCGCTGATGACCGGCCGCGCGCTGACCGCGAGCGAACTGGCGCAACAGGCCGGCATCACGCCGCAGACCGCGAGTTCGCATCTGTCGAAGCTCGAGGCCGGCGGCCTGATCGAGCCGGAAAAGCAGGGCCGGCACCGCTACTACCGCCTCACTGGTTCGGATGTCGCCCATGTGCTCGAAGGCCTCGCAGGCCTCGCCGAGCGCGCCGGCCACACCCGCGTGCGCACCGGGCCGAAAGAGCCTGCGCTGCGGCGGGCGCGGATCTGCTACGATCATCTCGCCGGAGACCTCGGCGTGCAGATGCTCGACAGCCTGCGCACGCAGCGGCTGGTGAGGCAAACCAAACAGTCGATCGAACTTACCGGCGAGGGCAAACGCTTCATGGCCGAGGCGCTGCAGATCGACACGGAAGCGCTGGCCCATCCGCGACGGCCGGTCTGCAAGGCCTGTCTAGACTGGAGCGAACGCCGCCACCACCTCGCCGGCACGCTGGGCGCCGCCGTCATGAGCCGTTTCACCGAATTGAACTGGGCGGCGCGCGACTCCGCGGCGGGCAGCCGCGTGGTCAATTTCACCCGCACCGGCGAAAAACGCTTTGCCGCGCTGTTCGGAGGCCAGCCGGCTTAA
- a CDS encoding NIPSNAP family protein codes for MTITVFIRYQIDPFKRAQFEQYSKNWLTIIPKCGGDLIGYWMPHEGTNNIAFALISFESLAAYESYRARLRADSEGRANFSFAEENRFILAEERTFLRRVVA; via the coding sequence ATGACCATCACCGTTTTCATCCGCTACCAGATCGATCCGTTCAAGCGCGCCCAGTTCGAGCAGTATTCGAAAAACTGGCTTACCATCATCCCGAAATGCGGCGGCGACCTGATCGGCTACTGGATGCCGCATGAGGGCACCAACAACATCGCGTTCGCGCTGATCTCGTTCGAGAGTCTCGCCGCCTATGAAAGCTATCGCGCGCGGCTGCGCGCCGACAGCGAGGGCAGGGCCAATTTTAGTTTTGCCGAGGAGAACCGGTTCATCCTCGCCGAAGAGCGCACGTTCCTGCGCAGGGTCGTGGCGTGA
- a CDS encoding isocitrate lyase/PEP mutase family protein codes for MLTLADKRAAFRKLHESGCFIIPNPFDVGSAVALQHLGFKALASTSAGFAWTLARPDNRVTVDDVCAHLAAVCAAVDIPVNADFEDGFAHEPEKMGINVARAVKAGVSGLSIEDYTGDNAKPLFDRELAVDRIRAARQAIDADNSGVLLTGRCEAFLRGQKDLKLVIDRLTAYAEAGADCLYAPGISTPEEISAVVKAVAPRPVNLLVGAAGPSLKIAGDLGVRRISVGGALARMAWTGFMKAAKEMAEQGTFTEFANGYPGGELNKMFS; via the coding sequence ATGCTAACACTTGCTGACAAACGCGCCGCATTCAGAAAATTGCACGAGAGCGGCTGCTTCATCATTCCCAATCCCTTCGATGTCGGCAGCGCGGTCGCCCTGCAGCATCTCGGCTTCAAGGCGCTGGCGTCGACCAGCGCGGGCTTTGCCTGGACGCTGGCCAGGCCCGACAACCGCGTCACCGTCGACGACGTCTGCGCGCATCTCGCCGCGGTCTGCGCGGCGGTCGACATTCCCGTCAATGCCGACTTCGAAGACGGCTTTGCGCATGAGCCGGAAAAGATGGGAATCAATGTCGCGCGCGCGGTGAAGGCCGGCGTGTCCGGTCTGTCGATCGAGGACTATACCGGCGACAACGCCAAACCACTGTTCGATCGCGAACTGGCTGTGGATCGCATCCGCGCGGCGCGCCAGGCGATCGATGCCGACAATAGCGGCGTGCTGCTCACCGGCCGTTGCGAGGCGTTCCTGCGCGGGCAGAAGGATCTGAAGCTCGTGATCGACCGGCTCACGGCTTATGCGGAGGCCGGCGCCGACTGCCTTTACGCGCCGGGGATATCGACGCCTGAGGAAATTTCCGCGGTCGTGAAGGCGGTCGCGCCAAGACCCGTCAACCTGCTGGTCGGCGCGGCCGGTCCCTCGCTCAAGATCGCCGGCGATCTCGGCGTGCGCCGCATCAGCGTCGGCGGTGCGTTGGCGCGAATGGCGTGGACCGGCTTCATGAAGGCGGCAAAGGAGATGGCGGAGCAGGGTACGTTCACGGAATTCGCCAACGGCTATCCCGGCGGCGAGCTCAACAAGATGTTCAGCTGA
- a CDS encoding trimeric intracellular cation channel family protein: MWNLPPSDTVLHLLTYVALTSNAMTAALAAGRRSMDWAGVCMLGCITALGGGTIRDVLLGHYPLVWVQNPSYLALTAIAAFVTILIARHVHRLNTAFLVLDAIALVVFTMAGCDVAWQMNASLPIVIVAGMITGCAGGVLRDILCNDVPLLFRAELYASVSVVTGLFYATAFGLKLHDELWTALTFVFGLTLRLLAIRFKWEMPKFVFTGER, translated from the coding sequence ATGTGGAACTTGCCGCCCAGCGATACCGTGCTGCACTTGCTGACGTATGTAGCGCTCACGTCCAATGCGATGACCGCGGCGCTCGCCGCCGGCCGCCGCAGCATGGACTGGGCCGGCGTGTGCATGCTCGGCTGCATTACCGCGCTCGGCGGCGGCACCATCCGCGATGTGTTGCTCGGGCACTATCCGCTGGTCTGGGTGCAAAACCCGTCCTACCTGGCGCTGACGGCGATCGCCGCCTTCGTCACCATCCTGATCGCGCGGCATGTGCACCGGCTCAATACGGCGTTCCTGGTGCTCGACGCGATTGCGCTCGTCGTTTTCACCATGGCCGGCTGTGATGTCGCCTGGCAGATGAACGCCTCGCTGCCGATCGTGATCGTGGCGGGCATGATCACCGGCTGCGCCGGCGGCGTCCTGCGCGACATCCTCTGCAATGACGTGCCGCTATTGTTCCGCGCCGAACTCTACGCCAGCGTTTCGGTGGTGACCGGTTTGTTCTACGCCACCGCGTTCGGACTCAAGCTCCATGACGAGCTCTGGACCGCGCTGACCTTTGTATTCGGCTTGACGCTTCGGCTCTTGGCGATCCGCTTCAAATGGGAGATGCCGAAGTTTGTGTTTACAGGCGAACGTTGA